A genome region from Candidatus Omnitrophota bacterium includes the following:
- a CDS encoding response regulator, whose amino-acid sequence MADKKQIVIIDDEEDICSFTKSILERTGVYEVGTAVKAQNGIDLVKEKLPDMIILDVNMPDMDGGEVARALREYKLTSNTPILFLTGLMRKSEAEDASGRIGKNFYMAKPVIPAELIKKIESILAK is encoded by the coding sequence ATGGCGGATAAAAAACAGATAGTGATAATCGATGATGAGGAGGATATCTGCAGCTTTACTAAATCCATCCTAGAGCGGACAGGGGTTTATGAGGTTGGGACCGCAGTAAAAGCGCAGAACGGCATAGATCTGGTTAAAGAAAAGCTCCCCGATATGATCATCCTTGACGTTAATATGCCTGATATGGACGGCGGGGAAGTCGCCCGTGCCCTGAGGGAATATAAACTTACCAGCAATACCCCGATATTGTTCCTTACCGGGCTTATGCGCAAATCTGAAGCTGAGGATGCTTCAGGTAGGATCGGCAAGAATTTCTATATGGCTAAACCCGTAATCCCGGCCGAACTGATAAAAAAAATCGAATCGATCCTGGCTAAATAG